From Amycolatopsis sp. YIM 10, the proteins below share one genomic window:
- the paaK gene encoding phenylacetate--CoA ligase PaaK, with product MNKAELQTVQLERLQWTLEHAYRNVPLYTRKFDEAGIKPQDCRTLADLAKFPFTTKNDLRDNYPFGMFAVPQDQVRRIHASSGTTGKPTVVGYTERDIDTWATVMARSIEAAGGRPGHKVHVAYGYGLFTGGLGAHYGAEKLGCTVIPASGGMTARQVQLITDFRPEIIMVTPTYLLTLLDEFERQGVDPRSTSLKVGIFGAEPWTEQMRAEIEERMNIDAVDIYGLSEVMGPGVAQECVETKDGLHIWEDHFYPEVIDPIDEDVLGEGERGELLFTSLTKEALPIIRYRTRDLTRLLPGTARPEFRRMEKVTGRTDDMIILRGVNLFPTQIEEIVLRAEALAPHFQLVLTRPERMDHLTVQVEAREGATTEQRAAAAADLVREVKDRVGVTVGVSVVDPDTLERSMGKMRRVVDRRERA from the coding sequence GTGAACAAAGCCGAACTCCAGACCGTCCAATTAGAGCGTCTGCAGTGGACACTCGAGCACGCGTACCGCAACGTGCCGCTCTACACCAGGAAGTTCGACGAGGCCGGGATCAAGCCGCAGGACTGCCGGACACTGGCCGACCTGGCGAAGTTCCCCTTCACCACCAAGAACGACCTGCGGGACAACTACCCCTTCGGCATGTTCGCCGTGCCGCAGGACCAGGTCCGCCGCATCCACGCCTCCAGCGGCACCACCGGCAAGCCGACCGTGGTCGGCTACACCGAGCGCGACATCGACACCTGGGCCACGGTGATGGCCCGCTCGATCGAGGCGGCGGGCGGGCGGCCGGGGCACAAGGTGCACGTGGCCTACGGCTACGGCCTGTTCACCGGCGGCCTCGGCGCGCACTACGGCGCGGAGAAGCTCGGCTGCACGGTGATCCCGGCGTCCGGCGGCATGACCGCGCGCCAGGTGCAGCTGATCACCGACTTCCGGCCCGAGATCATCATGGTCACCCCGACCTATCTGCTCACCCTGCTCGACGAGTTCGAGCGCCAGGGCGTCGACCCGCGGTCCACTTCGCTCAAGGTGGGCATCTTCGGCGCCGAGCCGTGGACCGAGCAGATGCGCGCGGAGATCGAAGAGCGGATGAACATCGACGCGGTGGACATCTACGGGCTGTCCGAGGTGATGGGTCCCGGCGTGGCGCAGGAGTGCGTGGAGACCAAGGACGGGCTGCACATCTGGGAGGACCACTTCTATCCCGAGGTGATCGACCCGATCGACGAGGACGTGCTGGGCGAGGGCGAGCGCGGTGAGCTGCTGTTCACCTCGCTGACCAAGGAGGCGCTGCCGATCATCCGGTACCGCACGCGGGACCTGACCCGGCTGCTGCCGGGCACCGCGCGCCCGGAGTTCCGGCGGATGGAGAAGGTCACCGGGCGCACCGATGACATGATCATCCTGCGCGGGGTCAACCTGTTCCCCACCCAGATCGAGGAGATCGTGCTGCGCGCCGAGGCACTGGCACCGCACTTCCAGCTGGTGCTGACCCGGCCGGAGCGGATGGACCACCTGACCGTGCAGGTGGAGGCGCGGGAAGGTGCGACCACCGAGCAGCGCGCCGCGGCGGCCGCCGATCTGGTGCGCGAGGTGAAGGACCGAGTGGGGGTGACCGTCGGGGTGTCGGTGGTCGACCCCGACACGTTGGAGCGTTCGATGGGCAAGATGCGCCGCGTGGTCGACCGGCGAGAGCGGGCATGA
- the paaI gene encoding hydroxyphenylacetyl-CoA thioesterase PaaI, giving the protein MFEADEASRALGIELVEAADGHAVARMKITSAMVNGHDIAHGGYLFLLADTTFACACNSHGPVTVAAGAEIDFVASARLGDELTATAAERTRYGRNGIYDVTVCRADGAVIAEFRGRSRVIGQKDKS; this is encoded by the coding sequence ATGTTCGAGGCCGACGAGGCGTCCAGGGCACTGGGCATCGAACTCGTCGAAGCCGCCGACGGCCACGCCGTCGCGCGGATGAAGATCACCTCGGCGATGGTCAACGGGCACGACATCGCCCACGGCGGTTACCTCTTCCTGCTCGCCGACACCACTTTCGCCTGTGCCTGCAACAGCCACGGCCCGGTGACCGTGGCGGCGGGCGCGGAGATCGACTTCGTGGCCTCGGCCCGGCTCGGTGACGAACTCACCGCGACCGCGGCCGAGCGCACGCGCTACGGGCGCAACGGGATCTACGACGTGACCGTGTGCCGGGCGGACGGCGCGGTGATCGCGGAGTTCCGCGGCCGCAGCCGCGTGATCGGACAGAAGGACAAGTCGTGA
- a CDS encoding 3-hydroxyacyl-CoA dehydrogenase family protein, translating into MEAIGVIGGGRMGAGIAQVFAAAGARVFVAEGDAAAADAAHERVLAGLRATAERGKLDGTPEQVIERVTVGPAIDELPADAALVVEAVPETIELKLEVLTTAERAVGPDTVLATNTSSLSITELAAALTRPDRFIGMHFFNPVPASKLVEVVLGPETAAAVRDQVLNWVGLLGKSEVVVRDSPGFATSRLGVMLGLEAIRMLEEGVADAESIDRAMELGYRHPMGPLRSTDLVGLDVRLAIAEYLTSTLGDRFEPPRLLREKVANGELGRKSGKGFHDWS; encoded by the coding sequence GTGGAAGCGATCGGAGTGATCGGCGGGGGCCGGATGGGCGCGGGCATCGCGCAGGTCTTCGCCGCGGCCGGGGCGCGGGTGTTCGTCGCCGAAGGGGACGCGGCGGCCGCCGACGCGGCACACGAGCGAGTGCTCGCCGGACTGCGGGCCACGGCCGAGCGCGGCAAGCTCGACGGCACGCCGGAACAGGTCATCGAACGGGTGACGGTCGGTCCCGCGATCGACGAGTTGCCCGCCGACGCGGCGCTGGTGGTCGAGGCCGTGCCGGAGACGATCGAGCTGAAGCTCGAGGTGCTGACCACCGCCGAGCGCGCCGTCGGGCCGGACACCGTGCTGGCCACCAACACCAGTTCGCTGTCCATCACCGAGCTGGCCGCCGCGCTGACCAGGCCGGACCGGTTCATCGGCATGCACTTCTTCAACCCGGTGCCCGCCTCGAAGCTGGTCGAGGTGGTGCTCGGCCCGGAGACCGCGGCCGCGGTGCGCGACCAGGTGCTCAACTGGGTCGGCCTGCTCGGCAAGAGCGAGGTCGTGGTGCGGGACTCGCCGGGCTTCGCGACCAGCAGGCTCGGCGTGATGCTCGGCCTCGAAGCCATCCGCATGCTGGAGGAGGGCGTGGCCGACGCGGAGTCGATCGACCGCGCGATGGAACTGGGCTACCGCCACCCGATGGGCCCGCTGCGGTCCACCGATCTGGTCGGTCTGGACGTGCGCCTGGCCATCGCCGAATATTTGACGAGCACGCTCGGCGACCGCTTCGAGCCACCGCGGCTTCTGCGGGAAAAAGTCGCCAACGGCGAACTGGGGCGCAAGTCGGGCAAGGGTTTCCACGACTGGAGCTGA
- a CDS encoding cytochrome P450 translates to MPDVFDPTVFAAGLPHEAFRELRDTAPVAWQDEPEVLGWPAGPGYWAVTRHADVKHVLRTPEVFSSWLGATQIRDPEPDDLAFIRRMILNMDAPEHNRLRKVVAAVFTRRRLERSAERIAGRARNLIAAVADKGECDLPVDVTDDFPLLNLADLLGVPAEDRELLLHWTNRVIGYQDPEHAEVILGDDGKPLNPRSPAMLADMFAYARRLAERKRAEPGDDLMTALVRADLDGAELDMFFFLVVIAGNDTVRSALPGGVLALVEHPEQYAKLRANPELLPTAIEEMLRWHPPVLSFRRTASRDVELGGQLIREGDKVVVYHASAHYDERAFADPFTFDLTRDPNDHLAFGQGPHLCLGAHFGRLQLRIFFTEFLRALPQVELGGPVRRLTSNFINGVLHLPLRW, encoded by the coding sequence ATGCCGGATGTGTTCGATCCGACGGTGTTCGCCGCCGGACTGCCCCACGAAGCCTTCCGCGAGTTGCGCGACACCGCGCCGGTCGCCTGGCAGGACGAGCCGGAGGTGCTCGGCTGGCCTGCCGGTCCCGGTTACTGGGCGGTGACCAGGCACGCCGACGTCAAGCACGTGCTGCGCACACCCGAGGTGTTCTCGTCCTGGCTCGGGGCCACGCAGATCCGCGATCCCGAGCCGGACGACCTGGCGTTCATCCGCCGGATGATCCTGAACATGGACGCGCCGGAGCACAACCGGCTGCGCAAGGTGGTCGCCGCGGTGTTCACCCGCAGGCGGCTCGAACGCTCGGCCGAGCGGATCGCCGGACGCGCGCGGAACCTGATCGCCGCGGTCGCGGACAAGGGCGAGTGCGATCTGCCGGTCGACGTGACCGACGACTTCCCGCTGCTCAACCTGGCCGATCTGCTCGGTGTGCCTGCCGAGGACCGCGAACTGCTGCTGCACTGGACGAACCGGGTGATCGGCTACCAGGACCCGGAGCACGCCGAGGTGATCCTCGGTGACGACGGCAAACCGCTGAACCCGCGGTCGCCGGCGATGCTGGCGGACATGTTCGCCTACGCGCGCCGGCTCGCCGAGCGCAAGCGGGCCGAACCGGGCGACGACCTGATGACCGCGCTCGTGCGCGCCGATCTCGACGGCGCCGAGCTGGACATGTTCTTTTTCCTGGTGGTGATCGCGGGCAACGACACCGTGCGCAGCGCGCTGCCCGGCGGGGTGCTGGCACTGGTCGAACACCCCGAGCAGTACGCGAAGCTGCGGGCGAACCCCGAACTGCTGCCGACCGCGATCGAGGAGATGCTGCGCTGGCACCCGCCCGTGCTCAGCTTCCGCCGCACCGCGAGCCGGGACGTCGAACTGGGCGGGCAGCTCATCCGCGAGGGCGACAAGGTGGTGGTCTACCACGCGTCGGCGCACTACGACGAACGCGCGTTCGCGGACCCGTTCACCTTCGACCTCACGCGCGACCCGAACGACCACCTGGCCTTCGGGCAGGGCCCGCACCTGTGCCTCGGCGCGCATTTCGGGCGCCTGCAGCTGCGGATCTTCTTCACCGAGTTCCTGCGCGCGCTGCCGCAGGTCGAGCTGGGTGGGCCGGTCCGGCGGCTGACGTCGAACTTCATCAACGGCGTGCTGCACCTGCCGCTCCGCTGGTGA